A single window of Bombus pascuorum chromosome 1, iyBomPasc1.1, whole genome shotgun sequence DNA harbors:
- the LOC132904736 gene encoding CD63 antigen-like isoform X1, producing the protein MGCGIGMIKYLLFIFNFIFAICGLAILTLGVIVHLQVSEITDHIDTNLLFPSITLIVIGSIIFVISFFGCCGAIRESHCMTITFASFLLLILILQVAVAVYVFVVIKNNDDKVDITENYEKLFKNYGVNEESTKVIDIVQSSLHCCGVYSPKDFSLHNLSIPPSCCGLTEKQTCSSSDAYPVGCLSELKRAISNAGTILGSLAIAIAGVELIGIIFALCLANSIRNAQRRGYRV; encoded by the exons ATATGTGGATTGGCTATTTTAACTCTTGGCGTTATTGTACATCTGCAAGTGTCAGAAATAACCGATCACATTGATACCAATCTTTTATTCCCATCGATAACGTTGATCGTTATCGGCAGCATAATCTTCGTAATATCATTTTTCGGATGCTGTGGTGCCATCCGGGAGAGTCATTGCATGACGATTACC TTCGCATCGTTCCTTTTGCTCATCTTGATCTTGCAAGTGGCAGTTGCTGTTTATGTGTTTgttgttattaaaaacaacGATGACAAGGTTGATATCACAGAGAACTACGAGAAGCTATTCAAAAATTACGGTGTGAACGAAGAAAGCACAAAAGTGATTGATATTGTGCAGAGTAGC TTGCATTGCTGTGGTGTCTATTCTCCGAAAGATTTCAGTCTTCACAACCTCTCTATTCCGCCAAGTTGCTGTGGCTTAACAGAAAAACAAACCTGCTCTTCAAGCGATGCGTATCCAGTAGGCTGTTTGTCAGAACTAAAGCGAGCTATCTCGAACGCTGGAACTATACTTGGCAGCTTAGCTATTGCTATTGCCGGTGTTGAG TTGATTGGAATCATATTCGCACTTTGCTTGGCAAATTCTATAAGGAACGCTCAACGCAGAGGCTACAGAGTGTAA
- the LOC132904736 gene encoding CD63 antigen-like isoform X2, with product MSCISDCIKYLLFIFNFIFLICGLAILTLGVIVHLQVSEITDHIDTNLLFPSITLIVIGSIIFVISFFGCCGAIRESHCMTITFASFLLLILILQVAVAVYVFVVIKNNDDKVDITENYEKLFKNYGVNEESTKVIDIVQSSLHCCGVYSPKDFSLHNLSIPPSCCGLTEKQTCSSSDAYPVGCLSELKRAISNAGTILGSLAIAIAGVELIGIIFALCLANSIRNAQRRGYRV from the exons ATATGTGGATTGGCTATTTTAACTCTTGGCGTTATTGTACATCTGCAAGTGTCAGAAATAACCGATCACATTGATACCAATCTTTTATTCCCATCGATAACGTTGATCGTTATCGGCAGCATAATCTTCGTAATATCATTTTTCGGATGCTGTGGTGCCATCCGGGAGAGTCATTGCATGACGATTACC TTCGCATCGTTCCTTTTGCTCATCTTGATCTTGCAAGTGGCAGTTGCTGTTTATGTGTTTgttgttattaaaaacaacGATGACAAGGTTGATATCACAGAGAACTACGAGAAGCTATTCAAAAATTACGGTGTGAACGAAGAAAGCACAAAAGTGATTGATATTGTGCAGAGTAGC TTGCATTGCTGTGGTGTCTATTCTCCGAAAGATTTCAGTCTTCACAACCTCTCTATTCCGCCAAGTTGCTGTGGCTTAACAGAAAAACAAACCTGCTCTTCAAGCGATGCGTATCCAGTAGGCTGTTTGTCAGAACTAAAGCGAGCTATCTCGAACGCTGGAACTATACTTGGCAGCTTAGCTATTGCTATTGCCGGTGTTGAG TTGATTGGAATCATATTCGCACTTTGCTTGGCAAATTCTATAAGGAACGCTCAACGCAGAGGCTACAGAGTGTAA
- the LOC132904638 gene encoding uncharacterized protein LOC132904638 isoform X6, whose translation MGANLTKQSRREATQRDVERERRQRMEAEARVREATAEAERARSRVHHLQRELARMEETSRGLLQHKHRAEQLKQEKTALTLSYEARVHQYQAQISKLQLENESMRGQLRGLEAACAGEVHAALVARLATLETEHAALARDADAQRRQYERCLDDVANQVVRALLSQKGLREEIGALQRRIRELEAQNRALSGLLAQAANPGSPTELIQGILEAGPAALVAALGLDPAWVPLSRPRSLNLQIPVMAATKCRRNRPLAQKPSEEEGSESPESGNRDEGYSTMSSDVQGEGARQEPSRGLEDLKEATDETEADVSPDARLVALDAGDPDVLFLPLNLTVGINPRHSYPPTKDLLPYQHVMRSFSDSHLCLKLTTTTNFTPYKLPSPMGSSSLLLVEEEGWDAEYVQQWLRLDDSRSAQQHRDHLELEYDRAELEDWSFSLSTEDLVQNESTVWKEPSTTTTPALPAIKEHNPLELEEDANECLWNGASYLADRTGGELVALLMDARATGSWPYATSPGASWSSEEGAFENSSKRSSAALSGCSDDPDSPSIGTDFTRDFYRLVKFESTKSLASTSSRSGRPPPDREQALQSVLSFIAEQQMYLAELPNNLLEHNSATLATEVLEETEHKDESGTEAMCAEIETSVDQDSSNIENVAETSSNDDLLDQIPVPSLAPEERIISAVACNGGVSYTTVAPSELGAVPEEDEEAATSSTPSTVVSPARAPLLVEGRDRSLSFHERATSKDVIDELNRMIRKGEENTVTQESQVPLEKLDLACCCPTGWVHVERDIDFTDPKARANLLDVMLESSESSSATSSSGSAGSDSGDEPPDYRHLHRLHRYRRQKKASAAQAHRVLRLPSTWGSSRPSIIGRGDDFFVRYGDKEREAVASFDFLDEIVAPSSTGSNASLIDLDDTPPTELRSDIMKLSPL comes from the exons GCACGCGTGCATCAGTATCAGGCTCAGATTTCGAAGCTGCAACTGGAGAACGAGTCGATGAGGGGTCAGCTGCGCGGTTTGGAGGCTGCATGTGCTGGTGAGGTGCATGCTGCGTTGGTGGCACGTCTAGCGACCTTGGAAACAGAACACGCTGCCTTGGCACGAGACGCGGACGCTCAGCGTCGCCAGTACGAGCGGTGCCTGGACGACGTCGCCAACCAGGTGGTCCGCGCCCTTCTATCCCAAAAG GGTCTGAGGGAAGAAATCGGTGCATTGCAGAGGCGTATACGGGAGCTCGAGGCTCAAAATCGAGCGCTTTCAGGATTATTGGCCCAGGCCGCAAATCCTGGAAGTCCGACAGAATTGATTCAAGGGATCCTCGAAGCTGGACCCGCGGCACTAGTCGCTGCTCTTGGTCTGGACCCAGCTTGGGTACCCTTATCAAGGCCACGCTCGCTCAATTTACAGATACCAGTCATGGCTGCTACGAAATGTCGAAGAAACAGACCTTTGG CACAAAAACCGTCAGAAGAGGAAGGTAGCGAGAGTCCAGAAAGTGGGAACAGAGACGAGGGTTATTCAACAATGTCCAGCGACGTACAGGGTGAGGGTGCTCGACAGGAACCATCCCGAGGGTTAGAAGATCTAAAGGAGGCGACAGACGAGACCGAGGCAGACGTTTCACCGGATGCACGGCTGGTCGCCCTCGACGCTGGCGACCCGGACGTGCTGTTTTTGCCGTTGAATCTCACCGTAGGAATAAATCCACGTCACAGTTATCCCCCTACCAAAGACTTGCTGCCGTATCAGCACGTGATGCGCAGCTTCTCCGACAGTCATCTATGCCTCAAGCTGACCACTACAACCAATTTCACGCCGTACAAGCTACCAAGCCCCATGGGatcctcttctcttcttctagTCGAAGAAGAAGGCTGGGATGCCGAATATGTGCAACAATGGCTCAG GTTGGACGACAGCAGAAGTGCTCAACAACATCGAGATCACCTCGAGTTGGAATACGACAGAGCAGAATTGGAAGATTGGAGTTTCTCGTTGTCCACCGAGGACCTTGTTCAAAATGAATCTACGGTATGGAAGGAACCCTCCACCACTACCACCCCAGCTCTTCCAGCAATCAAGGAACATAATCCTTTGGAATTGGAAGAAGACGCGAATGAATGTTTGTGGAATGGTGCCAGTTATCTTGCTGATAGAACAGGAGGCGAATTG GTTGCTCTTCTTATGGATGCCAGGGCGACTGGGTCGTGGCCATACGCTACGAGTCCTGGTGCTTCCTGGAGCAGCGAAGAAGGAGCATTTGAAAATTCCAGCAAACGATCCTCTGCGGCGTTATCCGGCTGCAGCGATGATCCAGACTCTCCATCCATTGGCACGGATTTCACCAGAGACTTTTACAGACTGGTAAAGTTCGAGAGTACGAAAAGCTTGGCAAGCACATCGTCGAGAAGCGGAAGACCTCCACCGGACAGGGAACAAGCATTGCAGAGCGTGTTGTCCTTTATCGCTGAACAACAAATGTATTTGGCTGAATTGCCAAATAATCTACTAGAACATAATAGTGCAACTCTTGCAACGGAAG tTCTAGAGGAAACCGAACACAAGGACGAGTCTGGAACCGAGGCGATGTGCGCCGAAATAGAAACATCTGTCGATCAAGATAGCAGCAACATCGAGAACGTTGCTGAAACGAGCAGTAACGACGATTTGCTCGATCAGATACCCGTACCCTCTTTAGCGCCGGAGGAGAGAATAATCAGTGCGGTAGCTTGCAATGGTGGTGTTTCTTATACTACGGTCGCGCCGTCTGAATTAGGTGCCGTTCCCGAGGAAGACGAGGAAGCTGCTACTTCCTCTACACCAAGCACAGTT GTAAGTCCAGCAAGAGCACCGCTATTAGTTGAAGGCAGGGACAGATCGCTGAGCTTTCACGAACGTGCCACGTCGAAAGATGTGATAGATGAACTGAATCGAATGATCAGAAAAGGTGAAGAGAACACCGTTACCCAAGAAAGCCAGGTGCCGCTTGAAAAATTGGATCTCGCTTGCTGCTGTCCGACTGGATGGGTTCACGTTGAACGAGATATTGACTTTACCGACCCAAAA GCAAGAGCCAATTTATTAGACGTGATGCTAGAAAGCAGTGAAAGTTCTTCGGCGACATCGAGCAGCGGATCAGCCGGAAGTGACTCGGGGGATGAACCACCTGATTATCGTCACTTGCATAGACTACACCGATACCGACGACAAAAGAAag CATCGGCGGCCCAGGCACACCGTGTGCTGCGATTGCCGTCAACCTGGGGTTCATCGAGGCCGTCGATCATCGGACGAGGTGACGATTTCTTTGTGCGATACGGAGACAAGGAGCGTGAAGCTGTGGCCTCGTTTGACTTCCTCGACGAGATCGTGGCACCTTCCTCGACAGGCTCGAACGCTAGTCTCATCGATTTGGATGACACACCACCTACAGAGCTTCGTAGCGACATCATGAAGCTTTCTCCTCTCTAG